From the Desulfohalovibrio reitneri genome, one window contains:
- a CDS encoding phenylacetate--CoA ligase family protein: protein MGCRFLPELTGDELADRQLAGLQWTVAHCHANSPFYRERFKEAGVEPGDITSLDDLRRLPVTTADHLKDGYPLPLLAVDESEVVRIHSSSGTTGKRKILAYTQNDVDLWKDMMARCYELAGCDRLDRVQICVGYGLWTAGAGFQLGCERFGAMALPVGPGMLDIQIQLLTDLGATTLCSTASMALLMAEEVEKRGLRDNLRLKRGIFGAETHTPKMRARFEELLDLEHSFDIVGMTELYGPGTGLECQAHEGVHYWADRYILEILDPDTLEPVEPGEIGEMVVTTLSKEASPLVRYRTRDLTRLLPEPCPCGLSVPRHDKILGRSDDMIIVRGVNIYPGQIAEILGGFPELSSEYQVHLTRVTGKDFMTVSVERAPEAASGGDEAMASAVAASMQRHLLVSAKVEIKDPGDLPRTFAKTKRVIDDRG, encoded by the coding sequence ATGGGGTGCCGCTTCCTGCCCGAGTTGACCGGTGACGAGCTGGCCGATCGGCAATTGGCCGGGCTGCAATGGACCGTGGCCCACTGCCACGCCAACTCGCCATTCTACCGGGAGCGGTTCAAAGAGGCGGGCGTGGAGCCGGGCGACATAACCAGCCTGGACGACCTGCGCCGCCTGCCCGTGACCACCGCCGACCACCTCAAGGATGGCTACCCCCTCCCCCTGCTGGCCGTGGACGAATCCGAGGTCGTGCGCATCCATTCTTCCTCCGGGACCACCGGCAAGCGCAAGATTCTGGCCTACACCCAGAACGACGTGGACCTGTGGAAGGACATGATGGCCCGCTGCTACGAACTGGCCGGGTGCGACCGCCTGGACCGCGTGCAGATCTGCGTGGGCTACGGCCTGTGGACCGCCGGGGCGGGCTTTCAGCTCGGCTGCGAGCGGTTCGGGGCCATGGCCCTGCCCGTGGGGCCGGGCATGCTGGACATCCAGATCCAGCTCCTCACCGACCTCGGCGCCACCACCCTCTGTTCCACCGCCTCCATGGCACTGCTCATGGCCGAGGAAGTGGAAAAGCGCGGCCTGCGCGACAACCTGCGCCTCAAGCGCGGCATCTTCGGCGCCGAAACCCACACCCCCAAGATGCGCGCCCGCTTCGAGGAACTCCTCGACCTGGAGCACAGCTTCGACATCGTGGGCATGACCGAACTCTACGGCCCCGGCACCGGCCTGGAATGCCAAGCCCACGAGGGCGTCCACTACTGGGCCGACCGCTACATCCTGGAAATCCTCGACCCCGACACCCTCGAACCCGTGGAGCCGGGCGAGATCGGCGAGATGGTGGTCACCACCCTCTCCAAGGAGGCCTCCCCCCTCGTCCGCTACCGCACCCGCGACCTCACCCGCCTTCTCCCCGAGCCCTGCCCCTGCGGCCTGTCCGTGCCGCGCCACGACAAGATACTCGGCCGCTCCGACGACATGATCATCGTCCGCGGGGTCAACATCTACCCCGGCCAGATCGCCGAAATCCTCGGCGGCTTCCCCGAACTCTCCAGCGAATACCAGGTCCACCTCACCCGCGTGACCGGCAAGGACTTCATGACCGTCTCCGTGGAACGCGCCCCGGAAGCCGCCTCCGGCGGCGACGAAGCCATGGCCTCCGCCGTGGCCGCCTCCATGCAGCGCCACCTCCTGGTCTCCGCCAAAGTGGAAATCAAAGACCCCGGCGACCTCCCCCGCACCTTCGCCAAGACCAAGCGGGTCATCGACGACCGGGGGTAG